A single window of Crassostrea angulata isolate pt1a10 chromosome 8, ASM2561291v2, whole genome shotgun sequence DNA harbors:
- the LOC128161796 gene encoding PI-PLC X domain-containing protein 2-like: MDEQHKRQKQCRTDWMSRLPSHLQKLPLNKLAIPGSHNSFSYSLDPHSQVAPDQSREIHAVVHMFGAPGRDVIYRWSMTQNLTAEQQLNSGIRYFDIRISRESSSGKVCFIHGLYGADVIPCLEDIKKFLDNHPKEVVILDFNHLYEMGTEHHSSLLHTITEIFGSKLCPYLNMECLTLEMMWGSELQVIILYHNEIVSDNPFFWPGSSIGSPYVNTPDIPQLLSFLDKHKKENDAKERFFCWQGVLTPSAQTIISHFAKSLKEVLAGKLAPFFVTWVKNGKSVNCKHGIFMMDFVEMADFIPSVIDLNY; this comes from the exons ATGGATGAACAACACAAGAGGCAGAAGCAATGCCGGACGGACTGGATGAGTCGACTGCCAAGTCATCTGCAGAAGTTGCCCTTGAACAAGCTCGCAATTCCAG GGTCCCATAATTCCTTTTCCTACAGTCTTGATCCGCATTCCCAAGTGGCTCCGGACCAATCCAGAGAAATCCACGCAGTTGTTCACATGTTTGGTGCACCCGGACGTGACGTCATTTACCGTTGGTCAATGACGCAAAATTTGACTGCAGAACAGCAACTGAATTCCGGAATCCGATATTTTGACATTCGCATATCCAGAGAGAGTTCATCGGGCAAAGTATGTTTTATCCACGGTCTGTACGGCGCCGACGTGATCCCATGTTTAGAAGACATTAAAAAGTTCCTCGACAATCACCCGAAAGAGGTTGTGATATTGGACTTCAATCATCTGTATGAAATGGGCACAGAACATCATTCATCCTTACTCCATACTATCACCGAGATATTTGGAAGCAAGCTGTGTCCCTATTTGAATATGGAATGCCTGACACTTGAGATGATGTGGGGGAGTGAGCTACAAGTCatcattttatatcataatgaAATCGTCTCCGACAACCCGTTCTTTTGGCCCGGGTCGTCGATTGGATCACCGTACGTAAACACACCCGATATACCTCAGCTTTTATCCTTTCTGGACAAGCACAAAAAAGAGAATGATGCCAAAGAACGGTTTTTCTGTTGGCAAGGTGTGCTGACACCAAGTGCACAAACGATTATTTCACATTTTGCAAAAAGTTTGAAAGAAGTACTTGCCGGAAAGTTGGCGCCATTTTTTGTCACGTGGGTGAAAAATGGAAAGAGTGTGAACTGCAAGCATGGAATTTTCATGATGGACTTTGTTGAAATGGCGGATTTTATTCCAAGTGTAATCGACCTAAATTACTGA
- the LOC128161688 gene encoding PI-PLC X domain-containing protein 3-like: MASYRRLGSDTSDLADWMGLLPVCLTSIPLRCLAIPGSHASFSCTVSHFNDISPDNSLLVKVLGNISCCVGRERIYQWSRTQDLSVKQQLTSGVRYFEAQVAARSRTGDFRVVCGLYGDELRSCMTEIKSFLDTHEKEVIILDINNFYNMDDILHMKLLSIITHCFDDKLCPFNTGSDVSLNSLWNQGYQVIVIYHHEIINEYDNFWPGTSINYYPPVAPVTSAELILQLEKHSENAPETKHFKCLRGIVSYSKRKCLSRLSSSRKHEISTKVTPEITTWLQEKHRENINIVIVDYMHLSNFVRHLVYQNASRGSNSTRVSLTNGEMSVPQEQVTI; encoded by the exons ATGGCGAGTTACAGGCGGCTGGGGTCGGACACATCGGATCTAGCGGACTGGATGGGCTTGCTACCTGTCTGTCTAACCTCTATACCGCTAAGGTGTCTGGCCATTCCAG GTTCTCATGCCTCTTTTAGTTGTACCGTATcacattttaatgatatttcacCCGACAACTCATTGCTAGTAAAAGTCCTGGGAAACATTTCCTGTTGCGTGGGAAGGGAAAGGATTTATCAATGGAGTCGGACTCAAGACCTTTCGGTGAAACAACAGCTTACTTCCGGTGTACGCTACTTTGAAGCCCAAGTCGCAGCTCGTTCTAGAACAGGCGATTTCCGAGTTGTGTGTGGTCTCTATGGAGACGAACTGAGGTCATGCATGACAGAAATAAAATCGTTTTTAGATACGCACGAAAAAGAAGTCATcattttagatataaataacTTTTATAACATGGACGACATTTTGCACATGAAACTTCTTTCTATCATTACACATTGCTTTGATGACAAACTATGTCCGTTTAACACAGGAAGTGACGTCAGTTTGAATTCCTTATGGAATCAGGGTTACCAGGTCATTGTGATATATCATCATGAAATTATCAATGAATACGATAATTTCTGGCCTGGAACTTCAATAAACTATTATCCACCAGTAGCCCCTGTCACATCAGCCGAACTCATACTCCAACTAGAAAAACATTCTGAGAATGCGCCagaaacaaaacatttcaaGTGCTTAAGGGGAATAGTCTCGTATTCAAAACGGAAGTGTCTCTCGCGGTTGTCAAGTTCCAGGAAACATGAAATTTCGACCAAAGTGACACCCGAAATTACAACGTGGTTACAAGAAAAACACAGAGAGAACATTAACATTGTCATCGTCGATTATATGCACTTGTCGAACTTtgtaaggcatcttgtataCCAAAATGCGTCAAGGGGAAGTAACTCAACAAGGGTGTCGCTGACAAACGGTGAAATGTCGGTACCACAGGAGCAGGTCACAATCTAA
- the LOC128160113 gene encoding uncharacterized protein LOC128160113, with protein sequence MENNTQRQHIINPSLMDNNFASSMESTNQEINTDNFIVPEMEEIWRRASDSNEIEALFQMLKSELLTNEGDSQSVDNNYANNDQLAYLNSSENNDLLEEIFAETQPNECTIQNDAADERQAILMDFDCSVFECKSEVDDNRNFVWSQDSEVQAMAHV encoded by the exons ATGGAAAATAATACTCAAAGACAACATATAATAAATCCAAGCCTAATGGATAACAACTTTGCATCATCAATGGAAAGCACAAATCAAGAAATAAATACGGACAACTTTATCGTTCCCGAAATGGAAGAAATATGGCGTCGAGCGAGCGATTCAAATGAAATCGAGGCTTTGTTTCAAATGTTGAAGAGCGAGCTTCTTACAAACGAAGGTGACAGCCAGTCGGTCGACAATAATTATGCGAATAACg ATCAGCTGGCCTATCTGAATTCTAGCGAGAACAACGACCTGTTGGAGGAAATTTTTGCGGAGACACAACCCAACGAGTGTACTATTCAGAACGATGCTGCTGACGAGAGGCAAGCAATACTAATGGATTTTGACTGTAGCGTGTTCGAATGTAAATCGGAAGTTGATGACAACAGAAACTTCGTATGGTCACAAGACTCTGAAGTCCAAGCTATGGCTCATGTGTGA
- the LOC128160112 gene encoding serine/threonine-protein kinase ULK3-like yields MCEIPSMPFGNWLIRRIKQPFQCCYRKSTANSSAIDVIEKYRKSGNILLVENGHGVRNILVFHKELYRSERGLIYTGYCATNRVPVAFKVVPLTHRDNLIEEYMIMRFLCHENILKVWALDFSVRGHSAVMTMDVARCDLYALINLIDEYVPLLQLDKWMEELISAVNYVHSNDYVHGDLNYKNVLITEGLCIKIADFGSADKRSNFKLTRYDPLFVPPELSCRLSEPIPYGYDPRLIDVWSIGVLMFYALTKQPPFTEVVTKSATDVHGNCPGDTLLYQEDRERCSVHYSIVLSKLMDFNVKRRPQLIHVINQNYFNQPVIQDQLVAEQIFQMFS; encoded by the exons ATGTGTGAGATTCCAAGCATGCCGTTTGGAAATTGGCTAATTCGACGGATAAAGCAACCGTTTCAGTGCTGTTATAGGAAGAGCACGGCAAACAGTTCTGCTATCGAT GTAAtagaaaaatacagaaaatcTGGGAATATTTTGCTTGTGGAAAACGGCCATGGCGTAAGGAATATTTTGGTATTTCATAAAGAACTATACAGAAGTGAGAGGGGTCTTATTTACACCGGATATTGCGCCACAAATCGTGTTCCTGTGGCATTCAAGGTCGTACCCTTGACCCATCGCGACAACCTTATTGAAGAGTATATGATAATGCGGTTTCTTTGTCATGAGAACATTTTGAAAGTCTGGGCCCTAGATTTTAGCGTCCGTGGTCACAGTGCAGTCATGACTATGGATGTGGCTCGGTGCGATTTATACGCATTGATAAACTTAATTGATGAGTACGTACCTCTTCTACAGCTAGACAAATGGATGGAGGAGTTAATATCCGCGGTCAACTACGTTCACTCGAATGATTACGTTCATGGAGACTTGAATTACAAGAACGTTTTGATCACCGAAGGTTTATGTATCAAAATAGCCGATTTTGGTTCTGCCGACAAGAGATCTAATTTTAAGTTAACCCGCTACGACCCTCTGTTTGTTCCGCCGGAACTAAGCTGTCGACTATCCGAACCGATTCCGTATGGTTACGATCCGCGTCTCATAGACGTTTGGAGTATTGGGGTACTGATGTTCTATGCGCTGACCAAGCAGCCCCCCTTCACGGAAGTAGTGACTAAATCCGCCACGGACGTCCACGGAAACTGCCCGGGGGACACGCTCCTGTACCAAGAGGACCGGGAGCGCTGTAGTGTTCACTATTCCATTGTTTTGAGTAAGCTGATGGATTTCAACGTAAAGAGGCGACCTCAACTCATTCACGTCATTAACCAGAACTACTTCAACCAACCAGTAATCCAGGACCAACTTGTTGCGGAGCAGATTTTTCAAATGTTTAGCTAG